The genomic interval CGACGGCCAAAGGCATGGCACAGGGCAGGGCCGAGGGCGAGGCCAAAGGCAGAGCCGAGGGCGAGGCCAAAGGCAGGGCCGAGGGTAGGGTTGAGACTGCTCGGAACCTGCTTCAAATGGGTTTTGAACTTGACAAGATCTCCCAAGCGACCCAGCTGTCCCTCGATGAGCTCAAAGGGCTGATGGCCAAGGACTGACTCGGGAGCAGATGGCGGAGATGGAGCGTCTGGTGGAGCAGGACGCGGGGATCGGGCAGCTGAGGATGGGGGAGCAATCCTTTTTTCGGATGCCGGGGAACCTGGCGTCGTACCGTATGAGGGAGCGCGCGGAGACGGACTATCGCAACGCATTCAAATATGCGACGGCCAAAGGCATGGCACAGGGCAGGGCCGAGGGCGAGGCCAAAGGCAGAGCCGAGGGCGAGGCCAAAGGCAGAGCCGAGGGCGAGGCCAAAGGCAGGGCCGATACCGTGCGGCGGATGCTTGCGCGGGGCCTGTCTCCCGAGCAGATTGCGGAGTACACCGACCTGTCCCTCGACGAGATCAAAATGATAAAAGCCAGGATGTCGGACTGACGGGGGCGGGATGGCACGGGCTTTCCCATACGGCCAGGCCCTCCCCTTCGCGGGAGGGCCTGGCTGTTGGGGTCTGTTACCTGGTTTTTTTTGCCCTTTATTCCGATTCTAAATCGTTAGTAGGCAAGGTAAGCCTTCCCCCTACGTTGAATCGAAGCCTCGTGGCTTCGATTCAACGCAGTGAGGCGCTACAGTTTTTTCTATAAGCGGTCGTCTGCTGCGCCGAACGGCAACAACGGTGTTGCCGTTCGGCATAAGCGACCGACACAGCATCCGAAGACTGCGTCTTCGGAGAGCTGGTCGTCTGCTTAAACGCAGCATACGAACGATTGAGAATCGGAATTACGCCACGACGTCCAGGCGCTCGTTCAAGGTCTCGCGGATGCGCGAGACCAGCTTCACGATCTCGTCCGCCGGGATCTTCCTCACGATGTTTCCGTCCAGCGTGTCGATCACCTGGACCTGAACCAGCCCCGCCTCGTCGATCACCTCGTACTTCAGGTGACGGCCGCTCGGGCCCAGGGCCTCGACCGCGTCCGTCGTCCTCCTCAGAAGGTCCTTCAGGTCCTCCTTGTCGAGGTCGAACCCGGCCGGACGGTCCTGTGCGTCCGCACCGGAATCCCGACGCGGCAGAACCTCCCCAGACTCGGACGCCACAGCCCGACGCGCGGACTGCCCCTCACCGGGTGGGGCCTCGGGTACGGTCATCCCGCCCGGAGTTAAACGAACCTCCATAGCCCTCACCTACCTTCGTTACGTTTCGCCGGTGATGCTGCTCTGACTTGGGGCTCCGCCCCAAACCCCGCCAAGGGACTCGTCCCTTGGATCCCTGTTACCTTTCCCGTCAGGGGGCAACGCCCCCTGACGGGACAGGTCATAAGGGGTGCAGGGGAACACGTTCCCCTGCTGGGGGCCTCGGGGGCAAAGCCCCCGAGTAAGAGAGTTCATCCCGCGAGACTAACGAATCAGGCTCAGGACGCCCTGCGGAAGCTGGTTGGCCTGCGCCAGCATCGCGTTGCCGGCCTGGAGCATGATGTTCAGTTTCGTGAAGTTCATCATCTCCTTGGCCATGTCCGTATCGCGGATGCGGCTCTCCGCCGCCGTCAGGTTCTCGCCCGCAGTCGTCAGGTTGTTGATGGTGTGC from uncultured Fretibacterium sp. carries:
- a CDS encoding flagellar protein FlaG; the encoded protein is MEVRLTPGGMTVPEAPPGEGQSARRAVASESGEVLPRRDSGADAQDRPAGFDLDKEDLKDLLRRTTDAVEALGPSGRHLKYEVIDEAGLVQVQVIDTLDGNIVRKIPADEIVKLVSRIRETLNERLDVVA